Proteins encoded in a region of the Lathamus discolor isolate bLatDis1 chromosome Z, bLatDis1.hap1, whole genome shotgun sequence genome:
- the LOC136004741 gene encoding dual specificity protein phosphatase 22-A-like has product MGSGMTKVVKGLYLGNIRDSEDHESLRRNGVTHILSIHNSAKPVLEDMTYLCISASDSSSQNLLQHFRECIRFIHESRLGGGACLVHCLAGVSRSTTVLVAYLMTVTDLGWERCLAATRAVRSYVSPNFGFQQQLQEYEVTLLQEYRAWIRRDYGRNPFKDQEELQSLLAQQEQRQKEQQLGSRDCSWLHSPAPTYPLPYHAGGTSRSRWMNR; this is encoded by the exons ATGGGAAGTGGAATGACCAAG GTTGTCAAAGGCCTTTATCTTGGGAACATCCGTG ACTCTGAGGACCATGAGAGCCTGCGGAGGAACGGGGTGACACACATCCTCTCCATCCACAACAGTGCCAAGCCAGTGCTGGAG GACATGACCTATCTCTGTATCTCAGCCTCAGATTCTTCCAGTCAAAACCT GCTGCAGCATTTCAGGGAGTGCATCCGGTTCATCCATGAAAGCCGGCTCGGCGGGGGAGCCTGCCTTGTCCATTG CCTGGCCGGGGTATCCCGCAGCACCACTGTCCTGGTGGCTTATCTCATGACGGTGACCGACCTGGGCTGGGAGCGCTGCCTGGCTGCTACCAGGGCCGTGAGGTCCTATGTGAGCCCCAACTTcggcttccagcagcagctgcaggagtaCGAGGTGACGTTGCTGCAGGAG TACCGTGCTTGGATCCGCCGTGACTATGGCAGGAACCCATTTAAGGaccaggaggagctgcagagcttGCTGgcccagcaggagcagaggcagaaggagcagcagctggggagcagggattGCTCCTGGCTCCACTCTCCAGCTCCCACCTACCCGCTCCCCTACCATGCAGGTGGCACCAGCAGAAGCAGATGGATGAACAGATAA
- the LOC136004744 gene encoding cytochrome c oxidase subunit 4 isoform 1, mitochondrial translates to MLASRAFSLIGKRALSTSICLRAHGHAGVVKADDFSLPAYVDRRDVPLPEVAFVRDLSAQQQALKEKEKASWTALSADEKVELYRIKFNETYAEMKKGTNEWKTVVGGVLFFLGLTGLILIWQKHFMYGPIPHTFSDEWVSAQTKRMLDMRVNPVEGISSQWDFEKNEWKK, encoded by the exons ATGTTGGCTTCCAGGGCATTCAGCCTCATTGGGAAGAGAGCCCTTTCCACCTCcatctgcctgagagctcatgGACATG CTGGTGTTGTCAAAGCGGATGATTTCAGCCTCCCAGCCTATGTTGACCGCCGTGATGTTCCCCTGCCTGAAGTGGCCTTTGTGAGGGatctctctgctcagcagcaggctctaaaagagaaggagaaggcatCTTGGACTGCTCTGTCTGCTGATGAGAAAGTTGAAC TGTATCGTATCAAATTTAATGAGACCTACgcagaaatgaagaaaggaacAAATGAATGGAAGACTGTTGTCGGTGGAGTGCTGTTCTTTCTCGGTTTAACTGGTTTGATCCTCATTTGGCAGAAACACTTCA TGTACGGCCCTATTCCGCACACCTTCTCTGATGAGTGGGTGTCGGCGCAGACGAAGAGAATGTTGGACATGCGGGTTAATCCCGTGGAAGGCATCTCTTCCCAGTGGGATTTTGAGAAGAACGaatggaagaaataa